Proteins encoded in a region of the Paenibacillus sp. E222 genome:
- a CDS encoding GNAT family N-acetyltransferase, translating into MNLDAVYDQLPILKSDELVLKKIEDQHVNEVYEIYDNVNVFEYCGIIPKHNKETVKKMIGHFERDYHKRSRVKWGIFASNEPDRLLGIIEAVDFNLKVNMVTIGYFLAESQWGKGIATQAVGMLLEFLFMKVNVNRIQAEVMPANEHSKKVLLKNGFIHEGTLRQATLWSGKGIVDLEIYGMLRKDYAITSSILNGGEDAQTGE; encoded by the coding sequence ATGAATTTGGATGCAGTTTATGATCAACTTCCGATCCTAAAATCAGATGAACTGGTGTTGAAAAAGATTGAAGATCAGCATGTTAACGAAGTTTATGAAATCTATGATAATGTCAATGTGTTTGAATACTGCGGTATCATACCCAAACACAATAAAGAGACTGTGAAGAAGATGATTGGGCATTTCGAGAGAGATTATCATAAGAGATCAAGGGTGAAGTGGGGGATATTTGCCAGTAATGAACCCGATCGGTTGCTTGGCATTATTGAAGCCGTCGATTTCAACCTGAAAGTGAATATGGTGACGATTGGTTACTTTTTAGCAGAATCTCAATGGGGGAAGGGAATTGCGACCCAAGCGGTAGGGATGTTGCTCGAATTTTTGTTTATGAAGGTTAACGTTAATAGGATTCAGGCAGAAGTGATGCCTGCAAATGAACATTCGAAAAAGGTGTTATTAAAAAACGGTTTCATCCATGAGGGAACGCTTAGACAAGCTACCTTATGGTCAGGTAAAGGAATTGTCGACTTGGAAATTTACGGTATGCTAAGAAAAGACTATGCAATCACATCATCAATACTCAATGGTGGGGAAGACGCGCAAACAGGCGAATGA
- a CDS encoding GyrI-like domain-containing protein has translation MNSEYKDRMDRVIQYIRQNSHQKLNLDMLADVSGFSKYHFTRIFTSLEGVSPIAFVNRERLQKSVYLLGENNRTILEISNYCGFESVSAFNALFKKHYGKTPSEVRNNIRKHSNYPLHFSKKQEELSPLDDYNGNGRNHLLRRAWGKMITIKELPDYEVAYVRHVGSYLHTHVAWEKLGRWASEQGITPTDHYYIGVSLDDGNFVEEWACRYDACVTLPPGFEKFQHQGQVEFRTLSGGMYAVYPFYDTIDQFVLAYENVFGLWLPNSEYDADDRPSLEYCMNDPAKDEQGKCKIDLCIPIKKI, from the coding sequence ATGAATAGTGAATATAAAGATAGAATGGATAGAGTGATCCAATATATTAGGCAAAATAGTCATCAAAAGCTCAACCTCGATATGTTGGCTGACGTTTCAGGTTTTTCAAAATATCATTTCACAAGAATATTCACATCGTTGGAAGGTGTGTCTCCAATAGCATTTGTAAATCGAGAGCGTTTACAGAAGTCTGTATATCTTTTGGGTGAAAACAATAGAACCATATTAGAGATATCTAATTATTGCGGCTTTGAATCGGTATCCGCCTTCAATGCTCTCTTTAAGAAGCACTATGGTAAGACCCCAAGTGAAGTTCGAAATAACATCAGAAAACATAGCAATTATCCCTTACATTTTAGCAAGAAGCAAGAAGAGTTATCTCCGTTGGATGATTACAATGGAAATGGAAGAAATCATCTTTTAAGGAGGGCTTGGGGGAAAATGATAACCATCAAGGAACTTCCAGATTATGAAGTGGCGTATGTCAGACATGTGGGGAGTTATTTGCATACTCATGTGGCATGGGAGAAGTTGGGGCGCTGGGCAAGCGAGCAAGGAATTACTCCGACTGATCATTATTATATTGGGGTGTCTTTGGATGATGGAAATTTCGTCGAAGAATGGGCTTGCCGATACGATGCTTGTGTAACATTGCCCCCTGGATTTGAGAAGTTTCAACATCAGGGGCAAGTAGAATTTAGAACGCTATCTGGTGGAATGTACGCTGTATATCCATTCTACGACACCATTGATCAATTCGTTCTCGCCTATGAAAATGTATTTGGCTTATGGTTGCCGAATAGTGAGTATGATGCCGATGACAGACCAAGCCTTGAGTACTGCATGAATGATCCGGCGAAGGATGAGCAAGGGAAATGCAAAATCGATTTATGTATTCCGATCAAGAAGATATAG
- a CDS encoding DUF4256 domain-containing protein, with protein sequence MDERELSPEQREGLLTTLKARFEKNMNRHPGMEWASLEAKFEAQPEKLWSLHEMERTGGEPDVVHYDSKADEYTFVDCSAESPKGRRSVCYDREALESRKEHKPQNSAVGMAEDMGIELLTEEQYRELQKLENYDLKSSSWVTTPANIRKRGGAIFCDRRYDTVFVYHNGAESYYGARGFRGSLKV encoded by the coding sequence ATGGATGAGAGGGAGTTATCGCCAGAACAACGCGAGGGACTGCTCACCACCTTGAAAGCCCGTTTTGAAAAAAACATGAACCGTCATCCAGGTATGGAATGGGCCAGCCTGGAAGCCAAATTTGAGGCTCAACCTGAAAAACTGTGGTCACTCCATGAAATGGAGAGGACTGGCGGCGAACCGGATGTTGTGCATTATGACAGCAAGGCAGACGAATATACTTTTGTGGATTGTTCAGCGGAAAGTCCCAAGGGACGGAGAAGTGTCTGTTATGACCGTGAAGCGCTGGAGTCAAGGAAAGAGCATAAACCACAGAATAGTGCGGTTGGAATGGCAGAGGACATGGGCATTGAGCTTTTAACAGAAGAGCAGTACCGGGAGCTGCAGAAGCTGGAAAACTATGATTTGAAATCGTCGAGTTGGGTGACAACACCTGCTAATATTAGAAAACGGGGCGGGGCCATTTTTTGCGATCGTCGCTATGATACGGTGTTTGTCTACCACAATGGAGCAGAATCTTACTATGGTGCAAGAGGATTTCGCGGATCGTTAAAGGTCTAA
- a CDS encoding HAMP domain-containing sensor histidine kinase: MNRLLIGKKLKLKLVLAIVISLMFSICAFIVLQVVGETALDSYLSKSTFVENRQRDALNRFETFVSNQNVSTRDHEQLSAWISHERYLNLYIFAKDQLIYSSNTEIDPAINEELLTQFVPSKIPVTTIHFADRDAQIYLVGFYEYQYYNLILILGVFFALIVFIISFLLMINKKTSYIGLLEREIKILEGGNLDYSITVSGKDELSSLALSIDEMRKSFVERLSSEERVRMANRELITAISHDLRTPLTILLGYMDIIELNKFKTQDDLLQYIHNSREKAYQIKALSDKLFEYFTVSSAAEEEEVEFEMYEGRALIDQLIDEQLVVLDHVDVQVQPDADHPKFLLEINLVAIRRVFDNIFSNIKKYADTSYPVLIKVALQQQTVLIEIVNKIKPVDKKKDSNEIGLMSCQKIIEQHSGTLRISQEEGTFSLQIVLPVIQTEQTHLKTL, encoded by the coding sequence TTGAATAGATTGCTCATCGGAAAAAAACTGAAGCTCAAACTGGTTCTCGCCATAGTTATTTCTTTGATGTTCTCCATCTGTGCGTTCATTGTGTTACAAGTTGTTGGCGAGACTGCATTGGATAGTTATTTAAGCAAATCCACTTTTGTAGAGAATCGGCAGCGAGATGCACTGAATCGATTCGAAACCTTCGTGAGTAACCAGAACGTGTCAACCCGTGATCATGAGCAATTGTCTGCTTGGATAAGTCATGAGCGCTACTTAAATCTGTATATTTTTGCAAAAGACCAATTGATATATTCCTCCAACACGGAGATTGATCCTGCCATTAATGAAGAGCTGTTAACTCAATTCGTGCCATCGAAAATACCGGTTACCACCATTCATTTCGCTGATCGGGATGCCCAAATCTATCTGGTTGGTTTCTATGAATATCAATACTACAACCTCATTCTGATTCTTGGTGTATTCTTCGCGCTCATTGTATTCATTATTTCCTTCCTGCTGATGATTAACAAAAAGACGTCGTATATTGGTTTGCTAGAACGTGAGATCAAAATACTGGAAGGTGGAAATCTGGATTACAGCATCACGGTGTCGGGGAAGGATGAACTGTCTTCGCTTGCCTTAAGTATTGATGAGATGAGAAAATCATTTGTGGAGCGACTCAGCAGCGAGGAGAGAGTGAGAATGGCCAACCGCGAGTTGATCACAGCGATATCTCATGACTTGCGTACTCCGCTTACGATTCTGCTGGGATATATGGACATCATAGAGCTTAACAAGTTTAAGACACAGGATGATCTGTTGCAGTATATCCATAACAGCCGAGAGAAAGCATATCAGATCAAAGCGCTGTCGGACAAACTGTTTGAGTATTTCACGGTATCCTCTGCTGCGGAAGAAGAGGAAGTGGAATTTGAAATGTATGAGGGCAGAGCGCTTATAGATCAACTCATTGATGAGCAGTTGGTGGTCTTGGATCATGTCGATGTCCAGGTTCAGCCGGATGCTGATCATCCTAAATTTTTGCTGGAGATCAATCTGGTGGCTATACGGCGTGTATTTGACAATATATTTTCCAATATTAAGAAATACGCGGATACCTCATATCCTGTTCTTATCAAGGTAGCTTTGCAGCAACAAACGGTCTTGATTGAAATAGTGAATAAGATTAAACCTGTAGATAAAAAGAAAGACAGCAACGAGATCGGGCTGATGAGTTGTCAGAAAATCATAGAGCAGCATAGCGGCACGCTGAGGATATCGCAGGAAGAAGGTACCTTTTCACTGCAAATCGTGCTGCCCGTCATCCAAACAGAGCAGACTCACCTTAAGACGTTATGA
- a CDS encoding response regulator transcription factor yields the protein MSKKILIADDNSEIREIVRILLESENYEVIEAIDGQDAIDKVNEETDLIILDMMMPNKSGLKACLEIREKTSAPILFLTAKTQDSDKQLAFSSGSDDFLSKPFSYTELVSRVKALLRRYYVYRGKEKTEEADQIIIKDLKVHQDAKNVFIGEKEISLTDIEYQILLLLAKKRRKVFSAENIYESVWKQPYFYTCNNTVMVHIRNLRSKLEDDPQNPKYVKTVWGKGYKIE from the coding sequence ATGAGCAAGAAAATCCTAATTGCTGATGATAACAGTGAAATTCGTGAAATTGTAAGGATTTTGTTGGAGAGCGAGAATTATGAAGTGATTGAAGCGATAGATGGTCAAGATGCGATTGATAAAGTGAACGAAGAGACGGATCTCATTATTTTGGATATGATGATGCCCAATAAATCGGGGCTGAAGGCGTGTCTGGAGATTCGTGAAAAAACAAGCGCACCGATCCTGTTTCTCACGGCGAAAACGCAGGATTCGGATAAACAATTGGCCTTTTCCTCAGGCAGTGATGACTTTTTGTCCAAACCCTTCTCCTATACAGAACTCGTTTCGAGGGTGAAGGCTTTACTGCGGAGGTATTATGTTTATCGGGGCAAGGAGAAGACAGAAGAAGCGGACCAAATTATCATTAAGGATCTTAAGGTCCATCAGGATGCAAAAAACGTATTTATTGGCGAGAAGGAAATCTCGTTGACGGATATTGAATATCAGATTCTACTGTTGCTGGCTAAGAAACGACGAAAGGTATTTTCCGCGGAAAATATCTATGAGAGTGTATGGAAACAACCCTACTTTTATACGTGTAATAACACGGTGATGGTTCATATTCGTAATTTGAGAAGTAAGCTGGAAGATGATCCGCAGAACCCTAAATATGTGAAGACCGTTTGGGGGAAGGGGTACAAAATTGAATAG
- a CDS encoding TVP38/TMEM64 family protein has protein sequence MPQPSKKVMINVLLGLLIIMSIGLLVYYSPAIIKTMSSLDNFRAYIHSTGHWGPVMFILFQILQIVVAPIPGEVVQVAGGYIYGTAIGSLYTTVGLILGSAIAFYFTRFIGRAYISRLLQKKNNKWMSFIHDEKKFSAFLFIFFVIPGLPKDMLVFVAALTSIRSVRFFTILIVGRLPWIIASAAVGSTIHMQQYTLAIIISVIAVIGFVIGYMYREKLVRLFSRSDRTKAKPKSKPKAIPSYSKE, from the coding sequence ATGCCACAACCTTCAAAAAAAGTAATGATTAACGTATTGTTGGGTCTGTTAATCATAATGTCCATTGGTCTACTGGTCTATTATTCTCCTGCCATTATTAAAACCATGTCGTCCCTGGACAACTTCAGAGCGTATATTCATTCAACAGGTCATTGGGGCCCGGTTATGTTTATTTTATTCCAGATTCTTCAGATCGTGGTTGCACCTATTCCAGGAGAAGTTGTACAAGTCGCAGGCGGATATATTTACGGTACAGCCATTGGTTCATTGTATACCACTGTAGGTTTGATATTAGGCTCAGCGATCGCCTTTTATTTCACGCGTTTTATCGGTCGCGCTTATATTTCACGGCTGCTGCAAAAGAAAAATAATAAGTGGATGTCCTTCATTCATGATGAGAAGAAGTTTTCTGCTTTTTTATTTATCTTTTTCGTGATTCCCGGCTTGCCCAAAGACATGCTTGTATTTGTCGCCGCTCTTACATCGATTCGTTCGGTTAGATTCTTCACGATCCTTATCGTCGGTCGTCTGCCGTGGATCATCGCATCTGCCGCTGTAGGGTCCACAATTCATATGCAACAATACACGCTTGCCATTATTATTTCTGTTATCGCAGTGATCGGGTTCGTAATCGGCTATATGTATAGGGAGAAATTGGTGAGATTATTCTCCCGGTCAGACAGAACCAAAGCCAAACCTAAATCCAAACCCAAAGCTATCCCCTCCTATAGTAAAGAATAG
- a CDS encoding 5-methyltetrahydropteroyltriglutamate--homocysteine methyltransferase — MTDKFQIVGSLLRPEELLTYKTQIEHRDDIQYPFYESFEGYEKCETEAIKQVVKKEIEHDLSIITDGEFSKSMWHLDFVWGFGGVERYIADHGYFFRDVDGSSKYETRKDIGLRITGELSGKNHHFIQLFKQLQDTAGDQQTKLCVPSPSHIFGELSWSDNIGGKDAVYQNIQELKAGLVKAYKEFVEEFAAVGGKILQFDDCLWELFADDNPNSPFTGEHIKQEEVQGLATEFIYINNTVIDFGHSLGLKMWTHNCRGNYDSRNMGGGSYAKIANLFLKQLKYDRFFLEWDDDRAGSIEALEVFKDRPETEIVLGLLSSKTNTLDDEERVIRLLDEASKIIDKDRLLLSHQCGFASCDGGNELSEAEQWAKIVQGQKIAKQYWGTTV, encoded by the coding sequence ATGACTGATAAGTTCCAGATCGTAGGAAGTTTGTTGCGTCCTGAAGAGCTGCTGACATATAAAACGCAAATTGAACATCGTGATGATATCCAGTATCCATTCTATGAAAGTTTTGAAGGTTATGAGAAATGCGAGACTGAGGCCATCAAACAAGTGGTGAAAAAGGAAATCGAGCATGACCTGTCGATCATTACAGATGGCGAGTTCTCCAAATCGATGTGGCATCTGGATTTTGTGTGGGGCTTTGGTGGAGTTGAGCGTTATATCGCAGACCATGGCTATTTTTTCCGTGATGTGGATGGCTCTTCAAAATATGAAACACGTAAAGATATTGGCCTGCGCATAACTGGCGAATTGAGCGGTAAAAATCATCATTTCATTCAACTGTTCAAACAGCTGCAAGACACGGCGGGTGACCAGCAAACGAAACTTTGCGTTCCGTCGCCATCCCATATTTTTGGAGAACTCTCCTGGTCGGATAATATCGGCGGTAAGGACGCTGTTTATCAGAACATTCAGGAGCTCAAAGCGGGTCTTGTGAAGGCGTATAAGGAGTTTGTGGAGGAATTCGCTGCGGTAGGCGGTAAAATCCTGCAATTCGATGATTGCTTGTGGGAGCTGTTTGCAGACGACAACCCGAACTCTCCGTTTACGGGGGAGCATATTAAGCAAGAGGAAGTACAGGGTCTCGCCACCGAATTCATTTATATTAATAACACGGTGATTGACTTTGGTCATAGCCTGGGCTTGAAAATGTGGACACACAACTGCCGTGGCAACTATGATTCCCGCAACATGGGAGGCGGATCTTACGCGAAAATCGCTAACCTGTTCCTGAAGCAATTGAAATATGATCGTTTCTTCCTGGAGTGGGATGATGATCGTGCGGGTTCTATCGAAGCCTTGGAGGTGTTCAAGGACAGACCGGAAACGGAAATCGTATTAGGGCTGTTGTCATCGAAGACCAATACACTGGATGATGAAGAGCGCGTAATCCGTTTGCTTGACGAAGCCTCCAAAATTATCGATAAGGATCGCCTGTTGCTTTCGCACCAATGCGGCTTTGCATCCTGCGATGGCGGTAACGAACTAAGCGAAGCTGAGCAATGGGCCAAAATCGTTCAAGGTCAGAAAATTGCCAAGCAATACTGGGGCACCACCGTCTAG
- a CDS encoding tRNA-dihydrouridine synthase: MKENFWLDLPRPFFILAPMEDVTDVVFRHVVSEAGRPDVFFTEFANTESYCHPEGNKSVRGRLTFTEDEQPIVAHIWGDKPEFFREMSIGMAKEGFKGIDINMGCPVANVAENGKGSGLICRPALAAEIIQAAKAGGLPVSVKTRLGFTEVDEWRDWLTHILQQNIVNLSIHLRTREEMSKVDAHWELIPEIKKLRDEIAPNTLLTINGDIPDRETGLRLVEQYGVDGVMIGRGIFQNPFAFEKEPREHTTEEFLHLLRLHLDLHDQYSEIEPRSFSPLARFFKIYVRGFRGASELRNSLMNAKTTTRVRELLDEFGSKDHDGAEENE, translated from the coding sequence ATGAAAGAAAATTTTTGGCTTGATTTACCACGGCCATTTTTTATACTGGCACCGATGGAAGATGTGACGGATGTTGTGTTTCGTCATGTCGTAAGCGAAGCGGGCAGACCGGATGTGTTTTTTACGGAGTTTGCGAATACAGAGAGTTACTGTCACCCGGAGGGGAACAAAAGTGTGCGCGGGCGGTTGACGTTTACAGAAGATGAACAGCCGATTGTGGCACATATTTGGGGAGACAAGCCGGAGTTCTTCCGCGAGATGAGCATCGGAATGGCGAAGGAAGGCTTTAAAGGCATCGATATTAATATGGGCTGTCCTGTTGCGAATGTCGCTGAGAATGGAAAAGGAAGCGGTCTGATCTGCCGTCCTGCGCTTGCAGCAGAGATCATTCAGGCGGCCAAAGCCGGTGGCTTGCCCGTCAGTGTCAAAACTCGCCTCGGGTTCACCGAGGTGGACGAATGGCGCGACTGGTTGACTCATATTTTGCAGCAAAACATTGTGAATCTGTCCATTCATCTGCGTACAAGAGAGGAAATGAGCAAGGTCGATGCACACTGGGAGCTGATCCCGGAGATCAAGAAACTTCGGGATGAGATTGCACCGAATACGCTGTTAACCATTAATGGAGACATTCCTGACCGTGAAACAGGCCTGAGACTCGTGGAGCAATATGGTGTGGATGGCGTTATGATTGGACGAGGCATTTTCCAAAATCCGTTTGCTTTTGAAAAAGAGCCAAGGGAGCATACCACAGAGGAGTTCCTTCATTTGCTGCGGCTGCACCTGGACCTGCATGATCAATATTCAGAGATTGAACCGCGTTCGTTCAGCCCACTGGCCCGCTTTTTCAAAATCTACGTCCGTGGATTCCGCGGGGCAAGTGAGCTTAGAAATAGCTTGATGAACGCCAAAACAACGACTAGAGTAAGGGAATTGCTCGATGAATTTGGTAGCAAGGATCATGATGGGGCAGAGGAAAATGAATAG
- a CDS encoding DUF2536 family protein, which yields MEISLDIIKDKVECLQAYDFRELERAIEERIGMNKALMLRVKQVQHQVTFDPLRNKMLFSAVVHFSAD from the coding sequence ATGGAAATTTCACTCGATATTATCAAAGACAAAGTCGAATGCCTGCAGGCTTATGACTTCCGGGAACTGGAACGAGCGATCGAAGAACGAATCGGAATGAACAAAGCGCTGATGCTGCGGGTGAAGCAGGTTCAGCATCAAGTGACGTTCGACCCTCTTCGCAACAAGATGTTATTTAGTGCAGTTGTGCATTTTTCTGCAGATTGA
- a CDS encoding sugar-binding protein, whose protein sequence is MTRTRMWLKPILVTMVVIPLVCTSAFGFRSPVSAAPMHQTKIVVNNASKIPSPEPGKVSYDQNGFDANGRMVAQFGSPVIDGNMDKVWSKAKAVTPKHVSDNLDTSVEFKALWDDHALYILAEVKDKDLSAQSVTPYMQDSVEVFLDENNNKTQEYGVDDLHYRVNYENFQSIDNGKPEQIYSSAKKVQGGYVVETRIALQSKPENGKVMGIELQVNDAKGSERIGTINVFDSTGTAWNDTGKFGEVLLTGKSKGDISGVNPYDLLNLVKHTIEMDFNLYKNANVVQDAMMKVVSEHVLDNHKITQEQMDQQYTALQNAIGKLEMTDEAANEKYFEAVPNEYRVQSEKPGTIQSVTYKAPNLVNGMDDKRVNVYLPYGYDSSDKTKKYNVLYLMHGGGENVDTIFGGPGQSKELKIIIDNMIAKGDIEPLIVVTPSFYGGTNDTATFHEELINIVLPLVETEFNTYTESASRDDLKAARAHRAFGGFSMGSVTTWYTFVHGLDYFKYFMPLSGDSWVVGQTGGGSKPVETAEYLAKAAKDAGYGSKDFYVFSATGSADTAYPNLKPQIDAMKQLTNTFVYSSDLTKGNFYFIVADGGTHAWSWVNQYIYDILPDLFQ, encoded by the coding sequence ATGACTAGAACAAGAATGTGGTTAAAACCTATTTTGGTTACCATGGTTGTTATACCTTTGGTATGTACAAGTGCTTTCGGTTTCCGGTCTCCTGTTTCAGCAGCGCCTATGCACCAGACCAAGATTGTTGTGAATAACGCATCCAAAATACCATCCCCAGAACCGGGAAAGGTCTCTTACGACCAAAACGGGTTCGATGCTAACGGAAGAATGGTGGCCCAATTCGGATCGCCAGTTATTGACGGTAATATGGATAAAGTGTGGAGCAAAGCTAAAGCGGTTACACCTAAACATGTGTCAGACAACCTCGACACTTCGGTAGAATTTAAGGCTTTATGGGATGATCATGCACTCTATATTCTTGCAGAAGTTAAGGACAAAGACTTATCTGCACAATCTGTAACACCGTATATGCAGGATTCCGTGGAAGTATTCCTTGATGAGAACAATAACAAGACACAAGAGTATGGTGTGGACGATTTGCATTATCGGGTAAATTATGAGAACTTCCAGTCTATTGATAACGGCAAACCCGAGCAGATCTATTCATCTGCGAAAAAGGTGCAGGGTGGATATGTCGTTGAAACAAGGATCGCACTCCAATCAAAACCGGAAAACGGAAAAGTGATGGGCATCGAGCTGCAAGTGAATGATGCGAAGGGATCGGAGCGAATCGGGACCATTAATGTTTTCGACTCAACAGGCACCGCCTGGAATGATACAGGGAAGTTTGGAGAGGTTTTGCTTACCGGCAAGAGCAAGGGGGATATCAGCGGTGTGAATCCTTATGATCTTTTGAATTTGGTCAAGCATACGATCGAGATGGATTTTAATCTGTATAAAAATGCAAATGTCGTACAAGATGCCATGATGAAAGTTGTCTCCGAGCACGTTCTGGACAATCATAAGATCACTCAAGAACAAATGGATCAACAGTATACTGCTTTGCAAAATGCAATCGGAAAATTGGAAATGACAGATGAAGCGGCAAACGAGAAATATTTCGAAGCGGTTCCCAATGAATATCGCGTCCAGAGCGAAAAACCGGGGACGATCCAGAGTGTAACGTACAAAGCACCTAATTTAGTGAACGGAATGGACGACAAGAGAGTGAATGTTTATCTTCCTTACGGATATGACTCCTCGGATAAAACGAAGAAATATAATGTTTTGTATCTGATGCACGGCGGCGGAGAGAATGTGGATACGATCTTCGGCGGTCCTGGCCAGAGTAAAGAGTTGAAGATCATCATAGATAACATGATTGCAAAAGGGGATATCGAGCCTCTTATTGTGGTAACCCCTTCCTTCTATGGCGGCACCAATGACACGGCTACATTCCACGAGGAACTGATTAATATTGTGCTTCCCTTAGTGGAAACCGAATTTAACACCTACACCGAATCGGCAAGTCGGGACGACTTAAAAGCAGCCAGAGCACACCGGGCCTTCGGCGGGTTCTCCATGGGTTCCGTAACGACCTGGTATACTTTTGTTCATGGGCTTGATTACTTCAAGTACTTTATGCCATTAAGTGGTGACAGCTGGGTCGTGGGCCAAACAGGTGGAGGCAGTAAACCGGTGGAAACGGCAGAATACCTGGCCAAGGCTGCAAAAGATGCCGGATACGGATCGAAGGATTTCTATGTATTCAGTGCTACAGGCAGTGCGGATACCGCTTACCCTAACTTGAAACCTCAGATTGATGCCATGAAGCAACTAACAAATACCTTCGTCTATTCATCGGATCTGACAAAAGGAAATTTCTACTTTATCGTAGCTGACGGCGGCACGCATGCTTGGTCTTGGGTGAACCAGTATATTTATGATATTTTACCGGATCTGTTTCAATAG